One window of Phycisphaeraceae bacterium genomic DNA carries:
- the dnaE gene encoding DNA polymerase III subunit alpha yields the protein MPTESDTQPRSFVHLHLHSEYSLLDGGNRIDKLVKRVKELGMNSVAITDHGNLHAAAQFVTKAKAEGIKPILGVEAYVCAPGRPRSDRTHTGISDGGYHLVLLAENQTGWENLLYLCSQAYLTGFYYKPRIDRELLAQHHSGLIAINGHLGSEIGEHLLAYQRSVENAGGDESRADNGKWELAVESATWHRDLFVDEGTGPRFFCELQHHINEQNSINPHTIRLARECNIPLVCDNDAHFLRSTDHDAHDTLICISMGKTKQDPNRFHYPEELYVKSPDEMWDIFGASEYNNDTYGEAGIEALNNTVSIGERCNAEVTFGANHAPVVRVKIDNAKKLPKFDDASFAGDLTAWYKAYCAHFELLPFDATTDTTDPMVLKDECDKALRLLAEAGMVWRYGTDILNHKHDLIQGEDAADTARAKLADENDITGFDTWARLNRELKILADKLISAYFLIVWDFVNWGRQKGIPSLARGSGVGTMVGYVLGLSNACPVRYSLLFERFTDPDRAEYPDIDIDLCQDGRGNVIEYVRQKYGHVAQIITFGTLKARAAIRDVARVLEISLPVADRVAKLIPEQLNITLDGAIEQEPDFAAVARGESNAITKLNADLRPEDHVDGRTIRQLIDNARVMEGQARHASVHAAGVIVATRPLHEIVPLYKQSGAAEHEIVTQWDGPTCEKVGLLKMDFLGLRTLSVIEQAKRNIRETLPEDAIFAAVGRTRDDNGPDPLDLDRLTYDDPHVFSVFQRGDTTGVFQFESGGMRRLLVEMKPDRLEDLIAANALFRPGPMDLIPDYNARKHEQQDVPQVHEIVDRFTNETYGIMVYQEQVMQIVHELGGIPLRAAYSLIKAISKKKEAIINAERPKFVEGAQKQGLEKKRAEDLFELILKFAGYGFNKSHSTGYAIVAYQTAYLKTYFPAQYMAAFLTYESQAQRVADWMPYLEDTRKTRSIDPATGTIIRTGIDVKPPDVNKSGPGFTVVYDSDETPSASSGHIRFGMQAIKGAGEKAIEAIVTDRNERGPFTSLFDFCERVPQMSVNKSTIESLIKCGAFDSVHTREDRAAMIATLPRAISAGQSLAADKASGQGGLFGGGEESQDPTVTETPLDAVTPWTEKESLEKEKDTIGFFVSSHPLEQWKPWIRALSTSRTDELDGKGQGARVLLAGSCQSIRTLVIRKGQSAGQKMAIVTFEDGCSTCECVVFSDAYVRYEHLLKEDELVFFLGDIDLSRGGPQLIVDRVLTLDMMPLERATSIDILFGSDTGSVDMRAMEQVHAGLKANAIDSVANPVEDDPFTPCSVRVFVSIPQRERPVPIEMAKGWRVRPTPELAKTLHDLLGEGNYRFAGRLMAKPEREGRRFQKNIPVKGKVSSA from the coding sequence ATGCCGACCGAATCCGACACACAACCACGCTCGTTTGTCCACCTGCACCTGCACTCCGAGTACTCGCTGCTCGACGGTGGCAACCGCATCGACAAGCTCGTCAAGCGGGTCAAAGAACTCGGTATGAACTCGGTCGCGATCACCGACCACGGTAATCTGCACGCGGCAGCGCAGTTCGTTACCAAGGCAAAGGCCGAGGGCATCAAGCCGATCCTCGGTGTCGAGGCATACGTCTGCGCCCCGGGCCGGCCGCGCAGCGATCGCACGCACACCGGCATTTCCGACGGCGGATATCACCTTGTGCTACTTGCTGAGAACCAGACGGGATGGGAGAACCTGCTCTACCTGTGCTCGCAAGCGTATCTCACGGGGTTCTACTACAAACCACGCATCGATCGCGAACTTCTCGCACAACATCATTCAGGATTGATTGCAATCAATGGTCACCTCGGCAGCGAGATCGGCGAGCATCTGCTCGCGTACCAGCGATCCGTCGAAAACGCGGGCGGTGATGAATCACGCGCGGACAATGGAAAGTGGGAACTCGCTGTCGAGAGCGCTACATGGCATCGCGATCTGTTCGTAGATGAAGGCACTGGGCCGCGATTCTTCTGCGAGCTCCAGCACCACATCAACGAGCAGAACTCGATCAATCCGCACACTATCAGGCTCGCGCGTGAGTGCAACATCCCGCTTGTGTGCGACAACGACGCGCACTTTCTCAGATCAACCGACCACGATGCCCACGACACGCTCATCTGCATCTCGATGGGCAAGACGAAGCAGGATCCGAATCGGTTCCACTATCCCGAGGAGCTCTACGTCAAGTCTCCCGATGAGATGTGGGACATCTTCGGCGCAAGCGAATACAACAACGACACCTACGGCGAAGCAGGCATCGAAGCACTCAACAACACCGTCTCGATCGGCGAGCGATGCAACGCGGAAGTGACGTTCGGCGCGAACCACGCGCCAGTCGTTCGAGTAAAGATCGATAATGCGAAGAAACTGCCAAAGTTCGATGATGCGTCGTTCGCTGGCGATCTAACCGCGTGGTACAAAGCGTACTGCGCACACTTCGAACTCCTCCCGTTCGACGCGACGACCGACACAACCGATCCCATGGTCCTGAAAGACGAGTGCGACAAGGCGCTCCGTCTGCTCGCAGAAGCCGGCATGGTCTGGCGCTACGGCACCGACATTTTGAACCACAAGCACGATCTCATCCAGGGCGAGGACGCTGCCGACACAGCGCGTGCGAAGCTGGCCGACGAGAACGACATCACCGGATTTGACACGTGGGCGCGCCTGAATCGTGAGCTGAAAATCCTCGCGGACAAGCTCATCAGCGCGTACTTCCTGATTGTGTGGGACTTTGTGAACTGGGGACGCCAGAAGGGCATTCCGTCGCTCGCTCGTGGCTCGGGCGTCGGCACCATGGTCGGGTACGTGCTCGGACTGTCCAACGCATGCCCTGTCAGATACTCGCTGCTATTCGAGCGATTCACCGACCCTGATCGTGCCGAGTATCCCGATATCGATATCGATCTGTGCCAGGACGGTCGCGGCAACGTCATCGAGTATGTCCGCCAGAAGTACGGACATGTCGCGCAGATCATCACGTTCGGAACACTGAAAGCCCGTGCTGCGATCCGTGATGTCGCGCGTGTGCTGGAGATATCACTCCCGGTCGCTGATCGTGTTGCAAAGCTGATACCCGAGCAGCTCAACATCACTCTTGATGGCGCAATCGAGCAGGAACCCGACTTTGCAGCGGTTGCGCGCGGTGAATCAAACGCGATCACAAAGCTGAACGCCGATCTTCGTCCAGAAGACCACGTTGATGGTCGCACGATCAGGCAACTCATCGACAATGCGCGTGTGATGGAGGGGCAGGCGCGCCACGCGTCGGTCCACGCTGCGGGCGTGATCGTTGCGACGCGTCCGTTGCACGAGATCGTGCCACTCTATAAACAATCCGGCGCAGCTGAGCACGAGATCGTCACACAATGGGATGGCCCGACATGCGAGAAGGTCGGTTTGCTGAAGATGGACTTCCTCGGCCTGCGCACGCTGAGCGTGATCGAGCAGGCAAAGCGCAACATCCGTGAAACACTCCCCGAGGATGCCATCTTTGCAGCGGTCGGCAGAACACGCGATGATAATGGACCAGACCCGCTCGATCTCGATCGACTGACATACGACGATCCCCATGTCTTCTCTGTGTTCCAGCGGGGCGACACGACCGGCGTGTTCCAGTTTGAATCGGGCGGCATGCGCAGACTGCTCGTCGAGATGAAGCCAGACAGGCTGGAAGACCTCATCGCTGCAAACGCGCTCTTCCGTCCCGGTCCGATGGACCTGATCCCCGACTACAACGCGCGCAAGCACGAGCAGCAGGACGTGCCACAGGTGCATGAGATCGTCGACAGATTCACCAACGAGACCTACGGGATCATGGTGTACCAGGAGCAGGTGATGCAGATCGTGCACGAGCTCGGCGGCATCCCGCTGCGTGCTGCGTACTCGCTCATCAAAGCGATCTCGAAGAAAAAAGAAGCGATCATCAACGCCGAACGTCCCAAGTTTGTCGAGGGTGCGCAGAAGCAGGGACTCGAAAAGAAGCGCGCAGAAGATCTGTTCGAGTTGATCCTCAAGTTCGCTGGGTACGGCTTCAACAAATCGCACTCGACCGGGTACGCGATCGTCGCGTACCAGACAGCGTATCTGAAAACATACTTCCCCGCACAGTACATGGCTGCGTTCCTGACGTACGAGTCGCAGGCCCAGCGCGTCGCGGACTGGATGCCGTACCTCGAAGACACGCGCAAGACGCGATCCATCGACCCCGCAACGGGCACAATCATCCGCACCGGCATTGATGTGAAGCCGCCGGATGTAAACAAGAGCGGACCCGGGTTTACTGTGGTGTACGACTCGGATGAAACACCATCAGCGTCCAGCGGGCACATCCGGTTCGGTATGCAAGCGATCAAGGGCGCGGGCGAAAAGGCAATCGAAGCCATCGTCACCGATCGCAACGAGCGAGGCCCGTTCACATCGCTCTTCGATTTCTGCGAGCGCGTGCCTCAGATGTCGGTGAACAAATCAACCATCGAATCGCTGATCAAGTGCGGCGCGTTCGACTCTGTCCACACAAGAGAAGATCGAGCAGCGATGATCGCAACACTCCCGCGCGCCATCAGCGCGGGGCAGTCGCTCGCAGCGGACAAGGCATCCGGCCAGGGCGGGCTGTTTGGTGGTGGCGAGGAATCACAAGATCCAACTGTCACCGAGACACCGCTCGACGCGGTCACGCCATGGACAGAGAAGGAATCGCTCGAAAAGGAGAAGGACACGATCGGGTTCTTCGTGTCGAGCCATCCGCTCGAACAGTGGAAGCCGTGGATTCGCGCCCTGTCGACCAGTCGCACGGACGAACTCGATGGCAAGGGGCAGGGTGCGCGTGTGCTGCTCGCAGGGTCTTGCCAGTCGATCCGCACGCTGGTGATCCGCAAGGGACAGAGCGCAGGCCAGAAAATGGCGATCGTCACATTCGAGGACGGGTGCTCAACGTGCGAGTGTGTCGTGTTTTCCGATGCGTATGTTCGGTACGAACATCTGCTGAAAGAGGACGAACTCGTGTTCTTCCTCGGCGACATCGACCTGTCGCGTGGAGGGCCGCAACTGATCGTCGATCGTGTGCTCACGCTCGACATGATGCCGCTCGAACGTGCAACGTCGATCGACATCCTGTTCGGCTCGGACACCGGCTCAGTTGACATGAGGGCAATGGAGCAGGTGCATGCAGGACTGAAAGCGAACGCGATCGACTCGGTTGCGAACCCAGTTGAAGACGATCCATTCACGCCGTGCAGCGTGCGCGTATTCGTATCGATACCCCAGCGCGAGCGCCCCGTGCCGATCGAGATGGCAAAGGGCTGGCGTGTGCGTCCGACACCAGAACTCGCAAAAACATTGCACGATCTGCTCGGCGAGGGCAACTATCGGTTCGCTGGCAGACTCATGGCAAAGCCCGAACGCGAGGGCAGGCGGTTCCAGAAGAACATCCCCGTCAAGGGCAAAGTGTCATCGG
- a CDS encoding menaquinone biosynthesis protein, translating into MTPVRIACVRYLNTLPLIEGLDVFAHNTEMIELVATTPSRIGAMVASGEADLGLVSVIDAARLPTPMAQLPVGMIGSDGPTMTVRLFSDVPIDQITTLHADVESHTSVALARVLLNELHAISPIIVPYDAREGIEHDGDADRVSASLWPESLLLIGDKVVCAHLPEGRYIHQLDLGETWKNLTGLSFVYATWMCPRDRTDDPAILSACALLDRQRRHNTTRLDWVAQQHAHSFGWDIELARNYLGRMLRYSVGNREQEAARLFIEKAHARGLVDRSADQSLCWVDAAKIRSMCVVS; encoded by the coding sequence ATGACACCCGTCCGGATCGCGTGCGTTCGGTATCTCAACACACTCCCGCTTATCGAGGGATTGGACGTGTTCGCTCATAACACAGAGATGATCGAACTGGTCGCTACAACACCATCACGCATTGGCGCAATGGTTGCATCGGGCGAAGCGGACCTCGGTCTGGTGTCTGTCATTGATGCGGCACGTCTGCCGACACCAATGGCGCAGCTCCCCGTCGGCATGATCGGGTCTGATGGTCCCACGATGACAGTGCGTCTGTTCTCCGATGTCCCGATCGATCAAATCACAACACTGCACGCCGATGTGGAAAGCCACACATCCGTCGCGCTCGCGCGCGTGCTGCTGAATGAACTCCACGCCATCTCCCCCATCATTGTTCCGTACGACGCGCGCGAAGGCATCGAGCACGATGGCGATGCAGATCGCGTATCGGCATCGCTCTGGCCGGAATCCTTGCTGCTCATCGGCGACAAGGTTGTGTGCGCACACCTGCCCGAAGGAAGATACATCCACCAGCTCGACCTCGGCGAGACATGGAAGAACCTGACCGGGCTCTCGTTTGTCTACGCAACGTGGATGTGCCCACGTGACCGAACAGATGATCCCGCAATACTCAGCGCGTGCGCACTGCTTGATCGGCAACGCAGGCATAACACCACCCGACTCGACTGGGTTGCCCAGCAACACGCACACTCATTCGGCTGGGATATCGAGCTGGCACGAAACTATCTCGGGCGCATGCTTCGGTACAGCGTCGGAAACAGGGAGCAAGAAGCTGCCCGATTGTTCATCGAGAAGGCACACGCGCGCGGGCTTGTTGATCGCTCAGCCGACCAGTCACTGTGCTGGGTCGATGCAGCGAAGATCCGATCGATGTGTGTCGTGTCCTGA
- a CDS encoding acetyltransferase, which produces MPHAGALVIIGGGGHAVVVLEAAKLNAVRVFGFYDDDPTAPLNHGELSASWLGTMHDVASAAGQSYILGVGDIALRQTLMRQLDRISIMPTTIIHPSAQVAHSAIIEPGVYVGPQCVVHARARVDAHAIINSGAIIEHDCEIGVNTHIGPRACIGGGVHVGDNTLIGLGASIIPGISVGSDCTIGAGAVVIRDVPVGSTVVGVPAKPIHHSQPID; this is translated from the coding sequence ATGCCACACGCTGGAGCACTGGTCATCATTGGTGGAGGCGGGCACGCAGTTGTCGTGCTGGAAGCTGCAAAGCTGAACGCTGTACGCGTCTTCGGGTTCTATGACGATGACCCAACTGCACCACTGAATCATGGCGAGCTTTCTGCTAGTTGGCTCGGGACGATGCACGATGTTGCCTCCGCTGCGGGGCAGAGCTACATCCTCGGTGTCGGTGATATTGCACTGCGACAAACGCTGATGCGCCAGCTCGATCGAATTTCTATTATGCCGACGACGATTATTCATCCGTCTGCGCAGGTAGCGCATTCCGCGATCATTGAGCCCGGTGTGTACGTTGGACCACAATGCGTTGTCCACGCACGTGCACGCGTTGACGCCCACGCGATTATCAACTCCGGCGCAATCATCGAGCATGATTGCGAGATCGGCGTGAATACTCACATTGGACCGCGTGCGTGCATCGGAGGCGGTGTGCATGTAGGTGACAACACGCTCATTGGGCTTGGTGCATCGATCATTCCCGGCATATCAGTTGGATCGGATTGCACGATCGGTGCCGGGGCGGTTGTAATTCGCGATGTGCCTGTTGGATCGACCGTGGTTGGTGTTCCCGCAAAGCCGATCCACCATTCGCAGCCGATTGATTGA
- a CDS encoding GNAT family N-acetyltransferase produces MESITLRPATKDDAEFIRENLCFLAETEGRPGAAKITAERIHEVLFGDNPPATCQIVMDAAQSIGHVWYFFTVPTFSGVPVLFLEDIVIRPEYRSRGAGACVMELLTQIARDAGCDRMFWHVVSNNDAAIRFYERLGASRVEGVETYWMSLDSV; encoded by the coding sequence ATGGAATCTATCACACTCCGTCCCGCGACGAAAGACGATGCCGAGTTCATCCGCGAGAACCTGTGCTTTCTCGCGGAAACCGAGGGCAGGCCCGGCGCAGCGAAGATCACAGCGGAACGAATACATGAAGTGCTGTTTGGTGATAATCCACCAGCAACGTGCCAGATTGTGATGGACGCGGCCCAATCGATCGGTCACGTGTGGTATTTCTTTACCGTGCCGACGTTCAGTGGTGTGCCCGTGCTGTTCCTTGAGGACATCGTGATCCGTCCCGAATACCGATCCAGGGGCGCTGGTGCATGTGTGATGGAACTTCTCACGCAGATCGCGCGCGACGCAGGCTGCGACCGCATGTTCTGGCATGTTGTATCAAACAACGATGCAGCGATTCGGTTCTACGAACGCCTCGGCGCATCGCGCGTCGAGGGTGTGGAGACGTACTGGATGAGTTTGGATAGTGTATGA
- a CDS encoding PhoH family protein: MAKARSPRSSVSKTTKGPKYFVIDTNVLLHNPESLFVFEENHVVIPFPVIEEIDSMKRREDDVGRNARHAIRFLDRLRTLGTITEGVSLSLLDPATLRGFQGSIRGEGTVRIDVNKYDRPEAIAADKADNLIIAVAWHLYQQGKPAVFVSKDLGARIKSDALGIPTEDFENEKVDADRMYTGYITVNTEDELIDELYADRLLELDRLSEHLATKASDGSKYTREVHPNEYVVLKDAADESHTGLSRRLADSPHIMPITSPRKPVSGILPRNVQQTMALDLLMDDDIRLVTLLGGAGTGKTLLALAAGMWKVFNEKSYDKLLVARPIMPMGRDIGYLPGDKDEKLGAWMQPIFDNLEYLLSTRGSPLQAAESHTAEQRIKKLMADGQLVLEPLTYIRGRSIPHQFMVVDEAQNLTPHEVKTIISRTGEGSKIVLTGDIEQIDNPYLDQSSNGLSYCVEKMKGARLFGHVTLLKSERSDLASLAIERL, from the coding sequence ATGGCCAAAGCCAGATCACCGCGTTCCTCCGTTTCAAAGACGACCAAGGGCCCGAAGTACTTCGTGATCGACACGAACGTACTCCTGCACAATCCGGAGTCGCTGTTTGTCTTTGAGGAGAACCACGTCGTCATCCCGTTCCCCGTCATCGAGGAGATCGACTCGATGAAACGGCGTGAGGACGATGTGGGGCGTAATGCGCGACACGCGATCCGTTTTCTCGATCGGCTGCGCACACTCGGCACAATCACCGAGGGTGTCAGTCTCAGCCTGCTCGATCCGGCAACGCTGCGCGGCTTCCAAGGCTCGATCCGTGGCGAGGGCACGGTGCGCATCGACGTGAACAAGTACGACCGCCCCGAGGCGATCGCAGCGGACAAGGCGGACAACCTCATCATCGCGGTCGCATGGCATCTGTATCAGCAGGGCAAGCCCGCGGTGTTCGTGTCGAAGGATCTCGGCGCGCGCATCAAAAGTGATGCGCTCGGGATTCCGACCGAGGATTTCGAGAACGAGAAGGTTGATGCCGATCGGATGTATACGGGATACATCACGGTGAACACCGAAGACGAGCTGATTGATGAGCTCTACGCCGATCGTCTGCTCGAACTCGATCGACTCTCGGAGCACCTGGCCACCAAGGCTTCCGATGGCAGCAAGTACACACGCGAGGTGCATCCGAACGAGTACGTTGTTCTGAAGGACGCAGCCGACGAGAGCCACACTGGGCTCTCGCGCAGACTCGCAGATTCGCCGCACATCATGCCGATCACGAGTCCGCGCAAGCCGGTCTCTGGTATTCTGCCTCGCAATGTCCAGCAGACAATGGCGCTCGATCTCCTGATGGATGACGACATCCGCTTGGTGACGCTGCTCGGTGGCGCGGGCACGGGCAAGACGCTGCTCGCGCTCGCAGCGGGCATGTGGAAGGTGTTCAACGAGAAGTCCTACGACAAGCTGCTCGTCGCGCGCCCGATCATGCCGATGGGGCGCGACATCGGGTATCTGCCCGGCGACAAGGACGAAAAGCTCGGCGCGTGGATGCAGCCGATCTTTGATAACCTCGAGTACCTGCTCTCGACGCGAGGTTCGCCGTTGCAGGCTGCCGAGAGTCACACCGCAGAACAGCGCATCAAGAAACTGATGGCTGACGGCCAGTTGGTGCTTGAGCCGCTTACGTACATCCGCGGGCGCTCCATCCCGCATCAGTTCATGGTCGTCGACGAGGCGCAGAACCTCACGCCGCACGAGGTCAAGACCATCATCTCGCGCACGGGCGAGGGATCGAAGATCGTGCTGACGGGCGACATCGAGCAGATTGACAACCCGTACCTCGATCAGTCGTCCAACGGCTTGTCGTACTGCGTCGAGAAGATGAAGGGCGCACGCCTGTTCGGGCATGTGACGCTGCTCAAGTCGGAACGCTCGGATCTTGCGAGCCTCGCCATCGAACGGTTGTGA
- a CDS encoding Mrp/NBP35 family ATP-binding protein, with translation MHETPSKHIATLENLPDRADNEPMSFGKEQIIAAARRVKVPGTDATLDKIGSVEWAAICDGHASVKVHLPDGIASSARASIAAGVDRAVTGAAIAMSAPIAQLLVEFVDHQGTVIDAVTFRQRGTQQQSTEQQGDGHRPIGGLRSGSPQSSAQPLANVKHIIAVGAGKGGVGKSTVSVNLAVGLAKRGHAVGLLDGDIYGPSLPTMLGLDAMDQVAIEGMLQPFNVHGIKAITIGKLVDSDKPLIWRGPMAHGAFKQLTEQTSWGELDYLIVDLPPGTGDIALTMAQTLRTRGAVIVCTPQRVALDDAQRALRMFQQLGIDILGVVENMNVFIGDDGKHYDIFGSGGAQLMAQRTNVPYLGGIPITMALRENSDNGNPSANFAGKTALNDALETLVTNLENQVALAEMKPSAPTMSVS, from the coding sequence TTGCACGAAACCCCTTCAAAGCACATCGCAACCCTCGAAAACCTGCCCGATCGTGCGGACAATGAGCCAATGAGCTTTGGAAAAGAACAGATCATCGCAGCAGCACGCCGAGTGAAAGTGCCGGGCACTGATGCAACGCTCGACAAAATCGGCTCCGTGGAATGGGCAGCGATCTGCGACGGGCACGCGAGCGTGAAGGTGCATCTGCCGGATGGCATCGCATCGTCTGCGCGCGCGTCGATTGCCGCGGGTGTTGATCGCGCTGTCACCGGCGCAGCTATCGCAATGAGTGCGCCGATCGCACAACTTCTTGTCGAGTTTGTCGATCATCAGGGGACCGTTATTGACGCTGTCACGTTCCGTCAACGCGGCACACAGCAGCAATCCACTGAGCAGCAAGGCGACGGACACAGACCGATCGGTGGGTTGCGCTCGGGCTCACCGCAATCCAGCGCGCAACCGCTCGCCAACGTGAAACACATCATCGCTGTCGGTGCGGGCAAGGGCGGCGTTGGAAAGTCCACCGTCAGTGTCAATCTCGCTGTCGGACTCGCCAAGCGCGGGCATGCGGTCGGGCTGCTCGACGGAGACATCTACGGCCCGTCACTTCCCACGATGCTCGGGCTTGACGCGATGGACCAGGTCGCGATCGAGGGAATGCTCCAGCCGTTCAATGTCCATGGCATCAAAGCGATCACCATCGGCAAGCTCGTCGATTCGGACAAGCCTCTCATCTGGCGCGGCCCGATGGCGCACGGCGCGTTCAAGCAACTCACCGAACAGACCTCGTGGGGCGAGCTCGATTATCTCATCGTCGATCTTCCGCCGGGCACGGGCGACATCGCGCTGACCATGGCGCAGACACTCCGCACGCGCGGCGCAGTGATCGTGTGTACGCCGCAGCGCGTCGCGCTCGACGATGCCCAGCGCGCGCTGCGCATGTTCCAGCAACTCGGCATCGACATCCTCGGCGTTGTCGAGAACATGAACGTCTTCATTGGCGACGACGGCAAGCACTACGACATCTTCGGCTCAGGCGGCGCGCAGCTGATGGCGCAACGAACCAACGTGCCATACCTTGGCGGCATTCCCATCACCATGGCATTGCGCGAGAACTCGGACAATGGCAATCCGTCAGCAAACTTTGCTGGCAAGACCGCACTCAATGATGCGCTCGAAACACTCGTGACGAATCTTGAGAATCAGGTTGCGCTCGCAGAGATGAAACCGAGCGCGCCGACGATGAGTGTGAGCTAA
- a CDS encoding DUF456 domain-containing protein: protein MQSARTLYQTDRDKNAVEGTVVPEWVIEILLATVLGITSLIGAVLALVGIPPGIWVAVVMAIGLAAYDTSIMPWSAAIASLVLAGAGEVIELLSGAVGAKKAGASKSGAFVAMLGGIAGAIVGSFVFPIIGTIIGGLLGAWAGAVVVEKGVKSQDWKAANKAGMGAAIGRLLSTIAKAVLAVIVGVILVIAVLTT, encoded by the coding sequence GTGCAATCGGCTCGTACACTCTACCAAACAGATCGCGACAAGAACGCTGTGGAGGGAACTGTTGTGCCCGAATGGGTGATCGAGATTCTGCTTGCGACAGTGCTGGGCATCACGTCACTCATCGGTGCGGTGCTGGCGCTTGTTGGCATTCCCCCGGGGATCTGGGTTGCGGTCGTAATGGCGATCGGGCTTGCTGCATATGACACATCGATCATGCCGTGGTCCGCAGCCATCGCGTCGCTTGTGCTTGCTGGCGCGGGCGAAGTGATTGAACTGCTGTCGGGCGCTGTCGGTGCGAAGAAGGCGGGTGCGAGCAAGTCCGGCGCGTTTGTTGCGATGCTTGGCGGGATTGCTGGCGCAATCGTGGGTTCGTTCGTATTCCCGATCATCGGCACCATCATCGGGGGTCTGCTCGGCGCGTGGGCTGGCGCTGTTGTGGTGGAAAAGGGTGTGAAGTCGCAGGACTGGAAAGCTGCGAACAAGGCTGGCATGGGAGCAGCCATCGGCAGACTGCTTTCCACTATTGCCAAGGCAGTTCTTGCTGTTATCGTTGGTGTGATTCTGGTTATCGCGGTCCTGACAACCTGA